The genomic interval ATGGTGTTTCGGCATTTGACAACGAAGCAATTTCCAACGCGACCATCGCATCACGACGCGAGATTCATCAAATCGTCAGCGGGCTGCGAAAAATCGGCGGCCCTTGGAAGAACATTGCCGTTGTGGCAACCGCTGAACAAATCGGTGTTCGCGAAGGTCGGCGGATCAGAGGCCGCTACCAAATCAGCTCCGCTGACTTGGCCAGCGGGCTTCGCCATGAACAAGCGGTTTGCCGTGCGACGTTCCCAATCGATGTGCATGCGTTGTCCATGGCTGGCGACAAAGAGATCGATCAGAGCTTCAAGAAAGATGGCTTGAAACCTTACGACATTCCCTATCCTTCTTTGGTGGCCGCCGATGTCGACGGGCTACTGCTGGCCGGTCGCTGCATCAGTGGTGATTTCATTGCGCACTCCAGCTACCGAGTCACTGGCAATGCTGTTGCAACGGGAGAAGCCGCCGGAGTGGCTGCCGCTCGATCCATTGCAATGGGCGTGTTGCCCCATGAACTGCAGTGGAACGAGCTGTCGCGTCGTGATGGGTGATCGTGTGGATTCGACACAAAACCGTCTCCGCAGATCAGCCGCCACGCGATAGCGTCCGGTTCTCACGCCTATTCTGCGGATGGTCAACCAAGTCGGTGTTCGACACCTTTTCTCATGCATCGATACGCCGCGATTTCTACGAAAGATCTCGCAGACGCACTGCTTGAAAGTCGCGAGCTTCTTCTTGCTCACCCGAATCTGACCGCCGTAGCCACACAACTCGTAGCCCACGTATTCAAGCTCATCCGTCGCGCGGATTTGGCTCTTGTCGTGATTGACGGACAATTTCAGACGCTCGGTCAAGAAGCGTCCGATGCTCCCGCACACACGCTGCGCCGCCGCTTCGGTCTTTGTGAAGATCACAAAGTCGTTTGCATAGCTGTTGCCATTCGTTCGATTTGACCAGACTCCAACCGGCCTCGTGCCGGTGGTGAATCCGACTGACTGGCTACGACACCGCAGGCCAATCGCAACCCATCTCCCCACTGGCCTCGTGCCAGTGGCAAAGGGACGAACGCGACTTGAGATGGCCAGTGATCGTCCTTGCTTCCACCGGCACGAGGCCGGAGGGGAGCCAAGAGAATCGACCGCTTCTTTGTAGCTCATCAGTCTTGCTTCCACCGGGCCAAGCCCGGATGGAGAGCTAGGAAGCGTCAGAGTTCATCAGAACGAACCGGCGATGATCGCTGCGCTCTATCGCCGGCTACCGTCTGAGACCGCTTCACGGTCATAGGCAGCAACAATTCTTTTCACATCCCGATCGGCAGAAGCGTGTTCTCGTTGATCGGTCGTCACGTCGAAGCGTCCGATTGCTGTCTCTGTCCGACCGCACTCGTCAATGTGCAATTCCGCTGTCATTCAATCATGTCAGTCTATGCGATCTGGAGTTCCGATTGAACGCTCTGTGTAAAATACCTCATGACTGGACAGCGTTGAACACAAACTGGCCTGAGTGGCCACTTAGGATTGAATACTGGCATTCCATTGGCTCGTTGCGGCTCTTGGCGGCTTGTTCTTGCATTCAAGTGAATAGTAGCGCAGTTTCGCCCCATGTCGGCTTGTCCGACATGAGCGGAAGCTTTGAGGTTATAGAATACTTCCTTTCCGGTTGGACAAGCCAACCGGGGAGGTGATAGTGGCAACGCACTGCTAACCATAAAACGTTGGCTCCTGCTGGCAAGCCAGCAGGGGGCCGGTGTACGCATGATGCAAATTCAAAGTACAAATCGAGAACACTTGATATGCCGAATGAATCCCGTTCATGTGCTTAGAGATCCCTCGGCCTCGGGATCTTTAACAAAATCCACTACGCCAAGAATTGATTTGCCATTCCTTATCCTCCGGACACCACTTTTCTATCGAGCGAGAGATGGCCGACACACGACAGATTGTCAGTTGGGCACTGGAGCGACCTTGCCCCATGCGTAGCGGTCCGAATTGGACGGATCCTAACCAAACCCGATCCGCGTTGGCTCAAATCCAAAGTTGTGCGGATCATTTGCAGGATGGTGAATGTATCGATGGCATTTGGGTGACAAGTGCCTACTGGGGCAGCGATGCCTCCGACCGTCACGTTGACATCCCGAGTTCTGGTATTCGGGTCGAAGAAGTCGCAAGGGAATGTGGAGGCTGGGACATCGTTCGATCGACATGTCGTCATTGCGAAGCCAACGTCGCGCGGACGTCGTCCGATTCCGTCGCCGGGTGCCATGCGTATCTGGACGTGTTGCATCCGCACAGCGAACAGCTCGACGAATTGCTTTGGGAGACGATTCGACTTCACGGCCTTGAGGATCGGCTGCGCGTGTCTTTCAAGGTGACCAATCCTCTCTGGTTTGGATTCTGGATCGATTCTCCGCTGAACCGTCAGCAGTGTGAATTCCTGCTCGATCTACTGCCTCGATCCTTGCCGAGACTTTGGGGTAACGACGAATCGGGCAACGACGTAGAAGCGATTTTCGACGTGGATCAATTTGTTTTCTCTGACTTTGACCCCGCAGACCATTACGGCAATCAGTTTCGCGCATTCTTTCACGCGTTACAGTCGTCCATCCAATGGGAGCTGCCGCTGCACGTGAAACTTGCTCCCCCAGGGCATACCGATTTGGGTTACTACACACAGTTTGCGCACTGCCCTGAGTGCAAGGCGGCAGCTCGGGTCGCACGTTGGTCGGAACCTGTCCAAAGTCAGTCCTATCGATGCGAGGTGTGTGACCATGCCTTCGATCCATCAACCACTTTTCAATCGATCCGTGACGAGGTCGACTTCGATAGCCATTCCTTGGAAAAGCAACTTGGCGACCAATACGACGACTTTGCGATTCGGTACGGTCTGTCACGGGGCGTGTCAAAACAGCAAATGGTGGAGGCGTTGGACAACCACCGCGATGGCCCCCGTCGGCGTCAGGTAATGGAATGCAGAAAGCGAGTCAAGCAAATGGAACGCATGTACGCCGCAAAACCCGATTCATCCGCGGACGATACACTTCCCAAGCTCTTGATTCTGGAACTCGCGCCGGGCGTAGTGCTTGAGATGATCAAAGTCATGCCGGGTGAGTTTCTGATGGGATCGGATGAGTCCGAAGATGAGCAACCTGTCCATCGCGTTGTCATGGACCAGCCGTACTACATCGGCAAGTTCCCCATCACGCAGTTGCAATGGATTGCGGTCATGCGGCAGAACCCGTCGCGGTGCCGTGGAGATTTGAAACTGCCGGTGGAGCAAGTGAATTGGTTCAGCGCCCAAGAGTTTTGTGTCAGACTGAGCGAGATCGTAGGGCGTCACATGCGACTGCCGTCCGAAGCAGAATGGGAATATGCCTGTCGAGCCGGAACGACGTCCCGATACTCGTTTGGCGACGAGATCTCAGCGGAGGATGCAAATCATGACGATCGCATCAAATCGCCGGAGGATCTCTTTCTGGTGTCCGATCGAGACGAAGGTCGCCGGGTGACCACCTCCGTCGACCAATTCCCGCCGAACCCTTGGGGAATTCATGACATGCATGGAAACGTTTCGGAATGGTGCCAAGACTCATGGCACCCCTGCTACGACGGGGCACCTTCAAACGGCCGAGCATGGCTGGATCGAGACGAACCGGTCGAACACGTCGCCCGCGGCGGAGCCGCTTACACAATGGGGACCGCATGCAGGTCGGCTGCACGCCGCCAACAGCGTGCCAACTGTGGAGCGAGAGAGTATCGACCGGAGGAGGAAACGAACGATTCCACGAGCCACTTGTTCAGTATGTTCGATACCACCGAGTACTACGGAATTCGTGTCGCCTACTCGCCACACTGTCCGGGTAGCGAAGAATCGAATCCGAAATGATTGGCCAGATCAGCGAGATCGGCAACCTACCCTTGCGGACCGTGACATTCATGATCTGGTCGTGAATACGTGACGCATGCCAGTTACCGAGTCGCCGGCAATGCCGTTGCAACGGGAGAAGCCGCCGGAGTGGCTGCCGCTCGATCCATTGCAATGGGCGTGTTGCCCCATGAGCTGCAGTGGAACGAAGTGTCACGTGGTAACAGGTGATCGTGTGGATTGACACAAAAACAGGCAATCCCCTCAGTCGCGGATGCGACGACAGCATACAGCCTGGGGCGCGAGCCCCAGGTGAACACCGCCCGACGCCGCCAACAAGCCGCGGAGCGGCGACAGATTGCATCCGGACCACCGCGTGCTGAGGGCTACACCAAACGTTTTATGCTGTCGCTGCTCCGCAGCATCTGGGCGGACTCGCTTGCAGAAACATGGGGTTGGCACCCCATGCTATATGCTGTCGCTGCTCCGCAGCTATCGGAGCGAACCCGGGGTGCGCTGGCTTCGCCGCGACCCCAGGCTATGTTGTTTAACCACTTCGTGGTCGGTTTGGAGAATGAGTGTTCAATCTCGTTACCAATATCACGCGAAGCGATGATTGCTACGTGGATTTCGCGACACTTATTATCCGCACGTTCTATCGCGTTGCGGCTGATGCAGTACCCGGGATAGCGCCATCGGCTAACGAGAACTGTGTGACGCATGAGTGTTTGGAAGCGCGATGGTGGTGGCGTTGACGCCTGCGGCTTGTCGTTAAACGATGGGTCTGTCCGCCTTAGCGACTTGCAATCGTGATCCGCTGGACGCGATGAAAATCCTCCAGCTCCGATGAGATCGCTTCGTAGACGCCGCGGGGAATCTGGGGCAGATCCTGGAACCATGCATCTCGCTTGGCTAACTTCGCCGCCCGCTGGATGGACTGCTTCATGACGTCACCGTAGTAGCGTTGCATGTGTTCGGGCTCAGCAAGCTTGCTTGCGCCCATTGTCTCAACGGCTTCGATGATCGCGTCCGAGCCATTGATGACATCCAGCATGATCCACGCAGTGATCAAAATGGGCTCGCTGTTGCCGTCGGAGAATCGTAGCGGTCGAGCAGCGTCGAACTCGATTTGCAGGGGCACGGCAGCCAATGAGACCCGCTGGTAGCGTTGAAGCACGGGCAACACGATGATGCCACCGCGCTGGACGACTTGCTGTCCACCATAGCCGGTTTTCACGATGGCTTCGTCGGCATTGCAAGTCACGTAGGATTTCCAGAGAAAGAACCCGACGGTGGCAAGTTGCACAAAGGCGACAATGAGAATCGCAACGTAAACGACCATCGCCGGACTACTTCACCGCCAACATTCGCTCCAAGGCCACCAAGCTCCACTTGCTGACTTCGTCGCTGACTTCGATCACGTTCACCGGTTGGCCGTCTCGGAGGTTTTCCAGGGACCAGCAGAGGTGGGGCAAGTCGATGCGGTACATCGTTGCGCACATGCACACGACCGGACTGAGGAAGTGGATTTCTTGTTCGGGATGCTCGGCTTTGAGACGATTGACCAAGTGCAACTCGGTGCCGATCGCCCACTTGGTCCCCGGCGGGCTGCTTTCCACCGTGCGAATGATCTTGCCCGTGCTGCCCGAGACGTCCGCGATGTCGTTGACTTCACGGGGACACTCGGGGTGAACCAAGATCTTGATGCCGGGATGGTTCTTGCGAAACTGCTCGACGTGCTCGGGGCGAAACATCTGGTGGACGCTGCAGTGCCCCTTCCACAAAATCACGCGGCTGTGTTCGAGGGCTGACTCGGTGTTGCCGCCCAGTTCCAACGCATAGGGATCCCAAACCGGCATTTGCTCGGCGTCGATTCCCATGGCCAGTCCGGTGTTTCGCCCGAGGTGTTGATCGGGAAAGAAGAACACGCGGTCGCCGCGTTCGTACGCCCACTCCATCACCGCTGCCGCATTGCTGCTGGTACACACGATGCCGCCGTGCCGTCCGCAGAACGCTTTCAGGCTGGCGGCGCTATTGATGTAGGTCACGGGGATGACACGCTCGGTATCGATGACCTCCGACATGTCTTCCCAAGCAGCCTCGACTTGGGCGATCGCCGCCATGTCCGCCATGCTGCACCCGGCCGCCATGTCTGGCAGGATCACGGTGACCCGTTGGCCCTCACGCTGCTCCAGCCGTTCGGGGCGATTGGCCAGGATGTCGGCGGTTTCGGCCATGAAGTGAACGCCGCAGAATACGATCGTCCGACACGATTCACTCGACGCGGCCATCTGCGACAGTTGGTAGCTGTCGCCGCGCAAGTCCGTGTGGGCGATGACTTCGTCCTGCTGATAGTGATGCCCCAAAATCAGCAGCGAATCGCCCAGTTCTTTGCGGACGGCTTCGATTCGAGCCTGCAACTCCTCGGTCTCCAGCGTCTTGTAGGGAGCCAGTGGGTGCTTCGCTTGTGGATCAACGGGTGACTGAGAAAGGGGCAGTGCTGGTGTGCTCAAGGCAATGACAAGGGCTGGGGGCGACGGTTGGGCAACGGACGGACTCCCCGATTATACCGGAGCGACCAGGAAAGGGGATGCCTGCCGGATCCGTCGAGGTCGTAAGGCGAGAGGCAGACGAAAACTCCCCTGTCGCGGACGAGGTCACGGGTCCTTGAACTGGTTTTCGCTCCAGGGACTCGTGACCTCGTCCACTACGGCAGGCACAGATTCATCTGCCGCTCGCCCTAAGGCGAAATCCCAATGTCCACTCGTTCCATCAAACTGCCCTGATCGTCGATCAGGTTTTCACCAACGGAGTAAATCGAGACTCCTTTTTCGTCCCACAGCAGCTTCATCGTCGACCCGTCGAATGGATCCAGCTTGATGGAATTCGCCACCGGCAGAGCGTCGATCTGCGTGTCATGATTAGCTCCCGCGTCTTGCCAAGCCGCCAAGATCAACACCGCATTCGATTTTGCTTGGCTACGTCGCAATGCGGCTAACCCACCAGTCAAAGCAGGCCAGACGCTACGGGCAAAAAGGCTTTCCGTTTCGGGCGGCTCCTTGGCGAACCCAAACGGCCTGCCGGCAATCTGATCAAAGTCTGAAATCAGCTTCAGATAGGCGGCGAGTTCCCCAGGCATCGGTACGCCCTGCGCTCGAAGCGCATTGATCGACGAGATTCCGAACGCTCTTTCGCTGTCGACCGATCCCGCAAAACTTTTTCTGAAAGAATTATTCTTCACCGCCTCGATCAATTGGCCGCGAACCGAATCCGAGAGTTTCTCCTGGTACAGACAATCGGCAGCCAACTCCATCGCATTGTCCAAGAGCACGGTGCTGACCAGGAAGCTGATCAGACAGGGTTGCTTTGCGACGTGCTCACTCCACTGCATCAGCGCGATCGCATCAAGTGCCGCGGCGTCCGTGTCTTGATCGGCCAAAGACATCTTTGCATGCCCATTCAGGATTCGGGCGACCGTCCGTATCGGTCCCAACTCATTCATCACCGACGCCATCCACTCTTGCGGTGGCAACGAAGAATCGTGACCCGCTCGATAGATCTTTCGTTTTGCCGCGCCACGTAGTGCGGGAACCAGATCTGGGTATCTCTCAGAAAGCAATCGCGAGGTGAGCACCAAAGCAGCGTCAAACTCTTCGTCTGATTCGGCGTCTTGGCTCGCTCTTGCGAGTCTGTTGTCAAACAGCTTGATCGCGTCCGCCAATGTCTCGAGCACTTCGGCTGCATTCTGCTCCACCGGGACCGGGTCGGTTTCCAGATCCGTAAGGCTAACCGGCTTACCCACGTCCAATAGCGGTTTCAGGATCGGGTCTGGCTCGTCCGCCGCACTCAGTTGCCAGGGAGTCGGTGGCAGGACTACGAGAACGATTGCGATGAGGACGACTTGGAAGCTGAT from Stieleria varia carries:
- a CDS encoding formylglycine-generating enzyme family protein, whose product is MADTRQIVSWALERPCPMRSGPNWTDPNQTRSALAQIQSCADHLQDGECIDGIWVTSAYWGSDASDRHVDIPSSGIRVEEVARECGGWDIVRSTCRHCEANVARTSSDSVAGCHAYLDVLHPHSEQLDELLWETIRLHGLEDRLRVSFKVTNPLWFGFWIDSPLNRQQCEFLLDLLPRSLPRLWGNDESGNDVEAIFDVDQFVFSDFDPADHYGNQFRAFFHALQSSIQWELPLHVKLAPPGHTDLGYYTQFAHCPECKAAARVARWSEPVQSQSYRCEVCDHAFDPSTTFQSIRDEVDFDSHSLEKQLGDQYDDFAIRYGLSRGVSKQQMVEALDNHRDGPRRRQVMECRKRVKQMERMYAAKPDSSADDTLPKLLILELAPGVVLEMIKVMPGEFLMGSDESEDEQPVHRVVMDQPYYIGKFPITQLQWIAVMRQNPSRCRGDLKLPVEQVNWFSAQEFCVRLSEIVGRHMRLPSEAEWEYACRAGTTSRYSFGDEISAEDANHDDRIKSPEDLFLVSDRDEGRRVTTSVDQFPPNPWGIHDMHGNVSEWCQDSWHPCYDGAPSNGRAWLDRDEPVEHVARGGAAYTMGTACRSAARRQQRANCGAREYRPEEETNDSTSHLFSMFDTTEYYGIRVAYSPHCPGSEESNPK
- a CDS encoding FAD-dependent oxidoreductase; the encoded protein is MTHASYRVAGNAVATGEAAGVAAARSIAMGVLPHELQWNEVSRGNR
- the nadA gene encoding quinolinate synthase NadA; the encoded protein is MSTPALPLSQSPVDPQAKHPLAPYKTLETEELQARIEAVRKELGDSLLILGHHYQQDEVIAHTDLRGDSYQLSQMAASSESCRTIVFCGVHFMAETADILANRPERLEQREGQRVTVILPDMAAGCSMADMAAIAQVEAAWEDMSEVIDTERVIPVTYINSAASLKAFCGRHGGIVCTSSNAAAVMEWAYERGDRVFFFPDQHLGRNTGLAMGIDAEQMPVWDPYALELGGNTESALEHSRVILWKGHCSVHQMFRPEHVEQFRKNHPGIKILVHPECPREVNDIADVSGSTGKIIRTVESSPPGTKWAIGTELHLVNRLKAEHPEQEIHFLSPVVCMCATMYRIDLPHLCWSLENLRDGQPVNVIEVSDEVSKWSLVALERMLAVK